In Lolium perenne isolate Kyuss_39 chromosome 5, Kyuss_2.0, whole genome shotgun sequence, the sequence TGCTATTTTAGTTCATCACAGAGGTTACTATCTACGGCAAACTCGACTGTATATATGCTGAGGTTGAAAAACTTGGAATGCTCACGAGACGCTCAGGAAAACACCAGATTTGACAAAACACATGACCTGCAATGCAGAGTACTGGTACTAAGTACAAACAAATCAATTTATGATGTTTGAAAATGTATTTAACTGCACATAGTACACACAGTACCTTGATTACCTTCAATTCCAGCGGGGTCGCTCTGCAATTACGCATTTACGCTGGTTCGGTGACAGTTTTAGGATTTTAACTGCAGACACTTGAGTTACTTGCACTTTCTTCACGCGAGTACAAGTGACTTTACACTTGCCGCCCGGCAGATTGGACAGATCATTTCAATTGCCCCGGATGTAGACTGTAGATTTCTCTCGAGAAACACTATCTCATACTAAATCATATTGCAAACAGGGGAGATTCTTTGAGTTGGTAAACCCAAGTCAGGCTTGGCTGGCGCCATCTCATAATGCTCCTCCTAAAGGGGAATGTCGCCATCTCAAGAAAAAAAGGATTTGGAAGTGACATGCCAGATGAAGTATGTATAGGTAGCAGCACCTCATCTCAGCCACGCTCCAGAGCATTGGAACTTGAGCCGCCCCCTTCAAATCAGTCCAATGAGCAACTAGCTGCTACTAGTAGTGCCTCACTGCCACTCACTATGCGCCAGCAGTTCTTCCATCGACAGTAGcagccaccaccaacaccacgcttCTACAAAGTCTCTCGCTCGCCTCGCTGCATCTCTCTCAGTCACCCGCTCATACCTCTTGCCATCTTTCTTTAGTATCTCTCTCAGTCTTGGTGCCTGCAGCAGGCTCACCCCGCTCACTACTCCAAACCCCCAGAGAATTCAGAACGGGAATATGAAGGTAATCTCATGCCCAACAGTATTATGATCTTTATGTTGGCCTTGAATTAAGGCGTTGGATCGATGGCGAGATTGATGATCATCTATGGAACCTCTGTTTGCGCTTGCGTGGTGCCGTACCTTATGGGATGGAACCTCTGTTTTTCTTGCAGATTTTCAGCTGGGTGGCGAACAAGATCGGCGGGAAGCAAGAAGCGAGCCGGTTCCCGGCCAGTTCATCCGGGCCTTCTCGTGAGTGTACCTGCGAACTTTCCATCATCAAGTTGTAGTTGTTGACCAGACAGTGTCTGTTCTAGATTCTAGAGGAAGATCGAAGACGATAACATTTGGTTTTCAAGTTGTTTGCATTTGTGCAGTAAAGTTCAAGTTATGAAGCCATCTTTGATTTCTCACCAAAATTAAGAAGTTATTCTGTTCACAACAAATCCATTTGCATCTTGAATAGGCGATCATCTCACTTGTTTTGTGATATACTACATGAAAATCGGTTTCAGGTTTCTTTTCTGATGATGCCAGTACGGTGTATGTTCGTCATGCATGCGAATCACTGATAATTTCCTGCATTCCATTCGTCTTTAGATCTAGTGATATGCCGAGGAAGCTACCTTTTCTGGGTAATCCCACAAACTGAGGAAAAAATGCAGTGCCATGACATTCTCACTGTTTTCAGTTTGCACTGTAGTGACATTCCGTGACTTGTCCCTTGCAAAAAAATTCTGCACAAACTCTACTGTTTGTTTAGTTTATCTTTCTCTATCTGGACAAAAATGAAGAGATTTGTGCAGCTGAGTCATACTCAAAGTCCAACTATTCGGCATGGATCAAACCCTTTGCTAACGCCAAGCAACTACTTTTTTTGTTTCTACATACTTTGATTTATTACGTTTTTTATTATACTTAAAGATGGCTTGCTTAATGTATATACCCAATTCTCCACCTCTGATCAAATATAGTGTCATTATTCTGGGACGGAACCCTGATTTCAGATTTTTTTTCAAAAGGGGGCAAACAACCCCAGCCCTCAGATGGTTTCCTCTAATGATCTTAAGTCAACTAATTCTATAAGAAATAGTACACCGTTATTCTGTCAAGAACACATAAAAAACGCTACTAATACTGAAGAATGGATGCATTCTTTAACTTTTATATATGTGATGAAGCGATCGCCGACATACGAAAACGGAAAGAGAACATCAGGATGTGGAGTAAGCATGGGCAAGCATATATCTAACTAGTGATAAGTTCATGAGAACCACAGGAGTTTAAGGATTTAAAATATAGTGGTCCATGCTCCATACACTCAGCTTATGCTAATATGATCTTAGGACCATACCTTTATGTCTGTTTGTGGAATCAGCACTTAATTTAGTTTATAATGTGCAGGTGCTAATGTGTCGGATTGTCGAAACGACGAGTTCAGCGATTGGCCCGAGTCATTGCTTGCTATTGGGACATTTGGAAATAAGCAGATAGAAGAAGTAGCACAAGAGCAGAACTCTTCCGAGGATGGGCAGTCCATGCAAGAAGCCGCCAAGTTTACAGAGGAGGAAGTAGACAAGATACAGAAAGAATTTGCAATGATACTAGCAAGCAAAGACCAAACAAAAACTTATGATTCCCAAGATGAGAACGTCAATGAAAAGCAGATGGACCGGTTGATGAACAAGAAAATAATCAGAAGCAAGTCAAACGAGTCACTGACGAAGAAAGGAAAAACACTTAAGCCAAGATCAGTTGCTGCACTCCTCAAACTACTCGTGTGTAAGGGTGGCTTTGCAACTGCGGTTCCAGACCCAAGGAACTCTTTCCCCCAATCAAGAATGGAGAAGGTACTCCTCTTACAACCTTATGTAATTTTTTATCTAACTACACATACTTTAGTTGCATTTTTTTATGTGATTTTGTTTTCCATTTCAGCTTCTCAAGGCAATACTGCAGACGAAAATACACCCACAAAATCCAGCACCACTCGTGCCTAGGAAGCACCTGGATTGGAAGCCAGATCAGAATGAAATCGACGAGCTCCTCGAGGATGCACTCagtgatgtagatgatgatgatgatggcgcaAAATGGGTCAAAACTGATTCAGACTGTAAGTTCATACTTCAATACCAAACAGGCGATGTTATTGTGCACTGAGCATCTTGTCATGCACCTGTTCCTTGAATTAACTGAGTTATTTTCCTTCTTTTCAGTTATTGTGCTTGAAATGTAAAGATGGGTGAATACAATTGTTCTTTGAGGCCAGGTGTGCACTTTCCTTCTCAACTTCAGCAGAACTCGATAATAGTACTGATCCATCGCTTTGAGGGTTGTGCTGACAAATTTGATTGATTCTATTCAATGTGCAGGTTCCAAAGGTTTTGGCAAGCTAGGGGTCCACGGTGTTATGATATATATAGAAGTGTGGGATAAAGTCAGCAATGAAGCTACAGATTACGATGTAATGCCCCTCTGTTTCTGACAAATCATTTGTAATGTGGGTTACTTGGATTATGACAAGAAACTCCCAGGACAAGCCATACCTCATGTCTGTTTTTTCTCTAATTCTTGAGGCTGTATATTGCAACGTTTTTTACCATCCATATATGAAGAATGATGGGTGTTTTTAATTTCTAGTCCCAAAAGATCTCCATTATgatgcagttgtcgtttattacaTACATCTCTATTTTTTGCGGATCGGCTTGCAAGTTGTGCTTCACATATCTGTATCGCGCAGCCTGGTAGCCTACTAGAGTCGCTAGAAGAAATCTGCTAACTTGCGACCCTCCACATTGGTCACTAGTTAAGGGCTATACTT encodes:
- the LOC127301424 gene encoding protein DEEPER ROOTING 1: MKIFSWVANKIGGKQEASRFPASSSGPSRANVSDCRNDEFSDWPESLLAIGTFGNKQIEEVAQEQNSSEDGQSMQEAAKFTEEEVDKIQKEFAMILASKDQTKTYDSQDENVNEKQMDRLMNKKIIRSKSNESLTKKGKTLKPRSVAALLKLLVCKGGFATAVPDPRNSFPQSRMEKLLKAILQTKIHPQNPAPLVPRKHLDWKPDQNEIDELLEDALSDVDDDDDGAKWVKTDSDFIVLEM